In Vicinamibacterales bacterium, the following are encoded in one genomic region:
- a CDS encoding glycosyltransferase, with product MTDLFRDNLAALLERSPETGRRVEASPVLRGFGIASSADGGAIVEQGGHPLESRRAPVEAARRQAAAVPFPRVAVAGIGAGYLVEALFERGVEVAAIVEDGTDALVAAMSARDLRAILRQVPVVLLDTLGDATERVLFKSRVSDLAPLGGRVAGSAGLGALVTSWPRIPPPTRPPRVLVVGPIYGGSLETSRSTARAMTAIGADTSFLDFAPFGEGWRAIEQFELPTEGRRSLQASLAEMLGETVVRRAEAWKPDLVLALAQAPLSEPSLRRLREMGSRTAFWFVENGRVLPYWKDVARSYDVFFAIQVQPFIDQVKAAGAARAVYLPTACDRERHVPVVLTPEERSRYETDVSFAGAPYLNRRRLLGTLADWSPRIWGEGWDQTELASMAVGTGHRFSLDEMVRVFAGSRVNLNIHSAAHTEGLDPDPDYLNPRTFELAACAAFQLVDARQPLRDAFAETEVVSFRSVSELRECLSHYLAHPEERQAFARRARARALAAHTFEHRAREILREAVGPDFAAGAILRTRRGGDDTLDAAIDHAGQASPEMTRDEALLRLLGAVRSTK from the coding sequence GTGACCGACCTCTTTCGGGACAATCTGGCCGCGCTCCTCGAACGTTCGCCGGAAACCGGACGCCGCGTTGAGGCGTCGCCCGTTCTGCGCGGGTTCGGCATCGCGTCCTCGGCCGACGGCGGAGCGATAGTCGAGCAGGGGGGCCATCCCCTCGAAAGCCGGCGCGCGCCGGTCGAGGCCGCACGGCGTCAGGCCGCGGCCGTGCCCTTTCCCCGCGTTGCTGTGGCCGGCATCGGAGCCGGGTACCTCGTGGAGGCGTTGTTCGAACGGGGCGTCGAGGTGGCGGCCATCGTCGAGGACGGTACCGACGCGCTGGTCGCCGCGATGTCGGCGCGGGATCTCCGGGCCATTCTCCGGCAGGTTCCGGTCGTGCTGCTCGACACGCTCGGAGATGCCACCGAACGGGTACTCTTCAAGTCCCGCGTGTCGGATCTCGCGCCGCTCGGCGGCAGGGTGGCCGGGAGCGCAGGTCTCGGTGCGCTGGTCACGTCGTGGCCGCGCATTCCTCCGCCCACGCGGCCGCCCCGCGTCCTCGTCGTCGGTCCGATCTACGGGGGCTCGCTGGAAACCTCGCGGTCCACAGCCCGAGCGATGACGGCCATTGGCGCGGACACGAGCTTTCTCGATTTCGCCCCGTTTGGCGAGGGTTGGCGCGCGATCGAGCAGTTCGAACTCCCCACCGAGGGGCGCCGATCGCTCCAGGCCAGTCTGGCGGAGATGCTCGGTGAGACGGTGGTCCGCCGGGCCGAGGCGTGGAAGCCGGACCTCGTCCTGGCGCTCGCGCAGGCCCCGCTCTCGGAGCCGAGTCTTCGTCGGCTTCGCGAGATGGGCTCCCGCACGGCATTCTGGTTCGTCGAGAACGGGCGCGTGCTGCCGTATTGGAAAGATGTCGCACGCAGCTACGATGTGTTCTTCGCAATCCAAGTGCAGCCGTTCATCGACCAGGTGAAAGCGGCCGGCGCGGCCAGGGCGGTGTACTTGCCAACGGCGTGCGATCGCGAACGTCACGTGCCCGTTGTGCTGACCCCGGAGGAGCGCAGCCGGTACGAAACGGATGTGAGCTTCGCGGGGGCGCCGTACCTGAATCGGCGGCGGTTGCTGGGGACGCTTGCCGACTGGTCACCGAGGATTTGGGGCGAAGGGTGGGATCAGACCGAGCTGGCCTCGATGGCCGTCGGCACGGGACATCGCTTCTCCCTCGATGAAATGGTCCGCGTCTTCGCCGGTTCACGGGTCAATCTGAATATCCACTCGGCGGCCCACACCGAAGGACTGGACCCCGATCCGGACTATCTCAACCCACGCACCTTCGAGTTGGCAGCGTGCGCCGCGTTCCAACTCGTGGACGCGAGGCAGCCGCTTCGCGACGCTTTTGCCGAGACCGAGGTCGTCAGCTTCCGTTCGGTGTCGGAACTGCGCGAATGTCTCTCCCACTATCTGGCACATCCCGAGGAGCGGCAGGCGTTCGCACGGCGGGCTCGCGCGCGAGCGCTGGCGGCACACACGTTCGAGCACCGGGCGCGTGAAATTCTGCGTGAAGCGGTGGGGCCCGACTTCGCCGCGGGGGCCATCCTCCGCACCAGGCGAGGCGGCGACGACACGCTCGACGCGGCAATCGATCACGCGGGCCAGGCGAGCCCCGAGATGACGCGCGACGAGGCGCTGCTACGCCTGCTCGGCGCCGTACGGAGCACGAAGTGA
- a CDS encoding glycosyltransferase family 9 protein — MKPRRVLVLQLCRMGDILQTTPMLRGIRREHPDWHVTLVLLDGFASVPIPTRLYDRLVSFPHSALFATVATNPDQWRDGLTRLRSLIEELGSEPYDLALNLTHSDVSGYLMAAVPSRERRGVVFGADRKRAIRGAWMQYFWATARSRLLRAFNLVDLYTWSADVGCDDGALDLAVPDPARHRIEEWLNEHKAGVRPLIALQLGASEQIRQWRPENFAGLVDQLPADVADFVLVGTAGERPLADRFKAVVRRPVLDAVGSTSLTELGALLGRCRLLVTNDTGTMHVATAVGTKVLEITLGPALAHETGPYGVGHLIVEPEIACFPCPAGADCNHRSCHEYLSPGAGAALVRFAMGEPGVPTVPGGRVLCAVRAASGGVEYRPLVASTMKPTDILRDLTGQAWGDSLGFPHPAAGVQAPKRDLLPSGLTDWAWATPVIKALAEVETEARNAGALLRRLPGAPRKEQADLAARTHRHLERLLLLGEIEPSCLPLVTGLRVELESIVASDLRTLTRTQTAAYLAVSGRAIRLASLLSACAPAPSCATMSAGI; from the coding sequence GTGAAGCCGCGCCGCGTGCTCGTCCTGCAACTGTGCCGCATGGGAGACATCCTCCAGACGACGCCCATGCTGAGGGGGATTCGTCGGGAGCACCCCGACTGGCACGTGACCCTGGTTCTGCTCGACGGTTTTGCCAGCGTGCCCATACCGACACGCCTGTACGACCGTCTCGTCAGCTTCCCACATTCGGCGCTCTTTGCCACCGTGGCCACGAATCCCGATCAATGGCGGGACGGACTGACCCGGCTTCGGAGCCTGATCGAGGAGTTGGGAAGCGAGCCGTACGACCTTGCCCTCAACCTCACGCACAGCGATGTGTCGGGCTATCTGATGGCGGCCGTCCCGAGCCGCGAGCGGCGGGGCGTGGTCTTTGGCGCGGACCGCAAGCGGGCGATTCGCGGCGCGTGGATGCAGTATTTCTGGGCCACGGCGAGGTCCCGCCTGCTTCGCGCGTTCAACCTGGTTGATCTCTACACGTGGTCCGCGGATGTGGGCTGTGACGATGGAGCCCTCGATCTCGCCGTGCCCGATCCCGCGCGCCACCGGATTGAGGAATGGTTGAACGAGCACAAGGCGGGGGTGCGCCCGCTGATCGCGCTGCAACTGGGTGCGAGCGAGCAGATCCGTCAGTGGCGCCCCGAGAACTTCGCCGGACTGGTGGACCAACTTCCCGCCGATGTCGCCGATTTCGTGCTCGTTGGGACTGCGGGTGAGCGCCCCTTGGCGGACCGCTTCAAGGCGGTCGTCAGGCGCCCGGTGCTCGACGCGGTCGGCTCCACGTCCTTGACGGAACTCGGTGCGCTGCTCGGGCGTTGCCGCCTTCTCGTCACCAACGACACCGGAACCATGCACGTGGCCACAGCGGTCGGCACCAAGGTGCTGGAGATCACGCTGGGCCCCGCGCTCGCTCACGAGACGGGTCCGTACGGTGTCGGTCATCTCATTGTCGAGCCGGAGATCGCGTGCTTTCCGTGTCCGGCGGGGGCGGACTGCAACCACCGATCGTGCCACGAGTACCTCTCGCCCGGGGCGGGGGCGGCACTGGTCCGCTTCGCGATGGGCGAGCCCGGTGTGCCAACCGTGCCTGGCGGGCGAGTCCTGTGCGCCGTTCGCGCGGCGTCAGGAGGCGTCGAGTACCGCCCTCTCGTTGCCTCGACGATGAAGCCGACGGATATTCTCCGCGACCTGACGGGGCAAGCGTGGGGGGACTCGCTGGGCTTCCCGCACCCTGCCGCGGGCGTACAGGCGCCGAAGCGAGATTTGCTGCCCTCCGGCCTGACCGACTGGGCGTGGGCCACGCCGGTGATCAAAGCCCTTGCGGAGGTCGAGACCGAGGCCCGGAATGCCGGGGCCCTGCTCCGGCGGCTTCCGGGCGCGCCGCGGAAGGAACAGGCCGATCTGGCCGCGCGCACGCATCGGCACCTCGAGCGACTCCTGCTGCTCGGCGAGATTGAACCTTCCTGCCTGCCTCTGGTGACCGGTCTTCGGGTTGAACTTGAATCGATTGTGGCTTCCGACCTGCGGACGCTCACGCGAACCCAGACCGCAGCCTATCTCGCGGTCTCCGGGCGCGCGATCCGCCTCGCCAGTCTGCTGAGCGCGTGCGCACCGGCCCCCTCTTGTGCGACCATGTCGGCCGGGATATAG